Proteins from one Solenopsis invicta isolate M01_SB chromosome 11, UNIL_Sinv_3.0, whole genome shotgun sequence genomic window:
- the LOC105201415 gene encoding uncharacterized protein LOC105201415 has translation MTDNVPAMASNDFDAELFERRLFALKDSQESIQGLSAWCLDRRQHHKKIVATWLQVLKKVKVEHRLTLFYLANDVIQYSKRKNFEFVESWGTFLQRATPMVRDEKVKHRILRIFKIWDQRQVYDEEFLADLSGLISAAPKKKLEPQSTSQSDEFQAALLISTMRSCSTLEQATDARLRDLRESNIDIESAEELRASLKDRRRVEDAEREIDLVARNVENYVRALEAEIGERKQVVELLEQADQFYETQRGEVKIVTNAYRNFGSRVKNLKKKLDELLPTFVSPIPSPDINAPSPSPDSDIELPGDETQPVNNQSEMIDGAPPSLYSSYSHEYEPIPVPAPDMVQGNETTDFTNNFPSFMGGNVDFGNMRNLFNESSEVPSRISQYNESLEAKPIEVINMRPSKNGKNNADFNISSFLKTVLPSSDETSELGGIPGLGLDVSENRVESPQRPNYRHSPSLGPVTPVISRMMSNQGTSSLSGGSGLNNCQMSHSTPLPVRNMSESHTPSPYSSQNSQSNITGSFDGPSNANTVVNPLPPPPLPPPIFLDDENCYNKLPPKFPTWTPPNEGHIKDSAKWEEKGKNSMNPTWPGDGDDKNKTSWMDSDGDRWDSNNDSTWPIDRTKNDILSETPESPPIYEKAGFTEPVEYNEPQPQESLNTTGDVDHRVIPIPMTRENQLPYRLMKAADVDHRNLISLTGSPANHHNLGDSSLSSLPNNNNLWSTGDQDYRRHMQPGDIVESVDMEMSDDETDNKPKGRVLVDLRLQDRDMRVGAPPLSHHDMDMRMIPLPIGQMPGPRDNQLMQDVHLMRSGPPPPPPLPPFQHQNQGGFRQEQPMDFHPNQPKFQQNRPPNFLRNQPDFHSNQPEFRHQQQQDFEYCDREHNMRSKQDFLTESPARGRYSQMADHQHHDNLSFHRNEWSNRGGGRGFLRNRRDRYSEDHNVQKQRNNLMNNRKSRSQDQQHRQSPSEILPNNRTILQPPDTAVIFDEEGMPIGMPEFDQDNNALSDKANVQAELERDSDNCPSSSVSHTRRTSHDMPSSHDSELKQQQGYQLSPDHEQRASVESEDQPSSINQISVIPIRADNIDDDQQKHVPISECEEHIESTEHSDLAENTNATDNEPINQGQNVNSSEKELLDESTSSIILGKELKRTTNGNCDEQSHEEGSPNKKRPLLQNGPQISNNDLSGPNGPTSIMESHPAMYEYDGPNFRPRLGAPFPLWRGGPPPLPPSRGGRGGFRGGPVGPPRGPWMDRGPRGPAAGNFSPRGMKRGGKQFWGGGGFSRGRGRGSNW, from the exons ATGACGGACAACGTGCCCGCGATGGCGAGCAACGATTTCGACGCGGAGCTCTTCGAGCGAAGGCTCTTCGCGTTGAAGGATTCGCAGGAATCCATCCAGGGTCTTTCCGCGTGGTGCCTGGACAGAAGACAACATCACAAGAAGATTGTCGCCACATGGCTGCAGGTTTTAAAGAAAG TAAAAGTGGAACATCGGCTCACGTTGTTCTATCTGGCAAATGACGTTATTCAATACTCGAAGAGGAAGAATTTCGAGTTCGTGGAGTCCTGGGGCACTTTTCTGCAACGTGCGACACCTATGGTCCGCGACGAGAAAGTGAAACATCGTATACTGAGAATCTTCAAAATCTGGGATCAACGGCAAGTTTATGACGAGGAGTTCCTTGCCGATCTGTCCGGCTTAATTTCAGCAGCACCAAAAAAGAAATTGGAACCCCAGTCAACTTCGCAGTCCGATGAGTTTCAGGCAGCTTTGCTTATTTCCACAATGAGGTCTTGCTCAACTCTGGAACAAGCTACAGATGCCAGATTGCGTGATCTCCGGGAGAGCAACATAGATATAGAATCTGCAGAGGAGTTACGCGCGTCCTTAAAAGACAGAAGACGCGTAGAAGATGCAGAAAGAGAAATCGATTTGGTCGCTAGGAATGTTGAGAATTATGTTCGTGCATTAGAAGCAGAAATTGGAGAAAGGAAACAAGTGGTTGAATTGTTGGAGCAAGCGGATCAGTTTTATGAGACTCAACGTGGAGAAGTTAAAATAGTAACCAAT GCGTATCGAAATTTTGGTAGTCGTGtcaaaaatttgaagaaaaagttAGATGAATTACTGCCCACATTTGTCTCACCTATACCGTCGCCGGACATAAATGCACCCTCCCCGAGTCCTGACAGTGATATAGAGCTACCAGGAGATGAAACTCAGCCGGTGAATAATCAATCTGAAATGATTGACGGGGCACCGCCATCTCTCTACAGTTCTTATTCTCACGAGTATGAACCTATACCTGTACCTGCGCCTGATATGGTACAAGGCAATGAGACAACAGATTTTACCAATAATTTCCCTTCTTTCATGGGAGGAAATGTAGATTTTGGTAATATG agaaactTGTTTAACGAAAGCTCTGAGGTACCTTCCAGGATATCTCAGTACAATGAATCTTTAGAG GCAAAACCAATAGAAGTAATCAATATGAGACCTTCGAAAAATGGCAAGAACAATGCGGATTTCAATATATCTAGTTTTCTGAAGACAGTTCTTCCATCTTCCGATGAAACGTCAGAATTAGGTGGAATTCCTGGTCTAGGCCTGGACGTTTCTGAAAATCGAGTGGAATCGCCACAACGTCCCAATTATAGACATTCACCCTCATTAGGACCAGTGACACCTGTGATCTCAAGAATGATGAGCAATCAGGGCACATCATCCCTCAGTGGAGGAAGTGGTTTAAACAATTGTCAGATGAGTCACAGCACTCCGTTGCCAGTTCGCAATATGTCTGAATCGCACACCCCCTCTCCGTATTCCAGTCAAAATAGTCAAAGTAACATAACTGGTTCCTTTGATGGTCCTTCCAATGCCAATACGGTTGTTAACCCTTTACCTCCTCCACCTTTACCACCGCCTATCTTCCTCGATGACGAAAATTGTTACAACAAGTTACCTCCAAAATTTCCCACATGGACGCCGCCGAACGAGGGCCATATTAAAGACTCGGCCAAATGGGAGGAAAAAG GCAAAAACAGCATGAATCCTACATGGCCTGGCGACGGTGACGATAAAAACAAGACTTCGTGGATGGACAGTGATGGGGATAGATGGGACTCCAATAACGATTCCACATGGCCGATTGATAGGACGAAAAATGATATACTTTCCGAAACTCCCGAATCGCCGCCTATATATGAGAAAGCTGGTTTTACTGAACCAGTGGAGTACAACGAACCACAACCACAAGAATCTCTGAATACCACTGGAGATGTGGATCATAG AGTGATTCCAATCCCAATGACTCGTGAGAATCAATTACCGTATCGTTTGATGAAAGCGGCGGATGTAGATCATCGCAATTTGATTAGTCTCACTGGTAGTCCAGCAAATCACCATAATCTTGGTGACTCATCACTGTCTTCTTTACCCAATAACAACAATCTATGGTCTACAGGCGATCAGGATTATAG GCGACACATGCAGCCTGGCGACATTGTCGAGAGCGTTGACATGGAGATGTCAGATGATGAGACCGATAACAAGCCGAAAGGCAGGGTCCTCGTCGATCTAAGGTTGCAGGATCGCGACATGCGTGTTGGTGCACCGCCACTATCCCATCACGACATGGACATGCGTATGATCCCTCTTCCCATCGGACAAATGCCCGGCCCGCGCGATAATCAGCTCATGCAAGATGTACATTTGATGCGTTCAGGACCACCTCCACCGCCGCCTCTCCCGCCGTTTCAACATCAGAATCAAGGTGGTTTCCGACAAGAACAGCCGATGGATTTTCATCCAAATCAACCAAAGTTTCAGCAGAATAGACCACCGAACTTCCTACGAAATCAACCGGACTTTCATTCAAATCAACCAGAATTTCGTCATCAACAGCAGCAAGACTTTGAGTATTGCGACAGAGAACACAATATGCGTTCTAAGCAAGATTTTTTGACGGAATCACCAGCGCGCGGGAGATACTCGCAAATGGCGGATCATCAGCATCACGACAATTTATCTTTCCATAGAAACGAATGGAGCAATCGCGGTGGTGGGCGTGGATTTTTGAGAAACCGGCGAGACAGATACTCGGAAGATCACAATGTACAAAAGCAACGGAACAATCTAATGAACAATCGCAAGTCGAGATCGCAGGATCAGCAACATCGCCAATCACCGTCGGAAATTCTGCCCAACAATCGAACGATATTACAACCACCTGATACCGCCGTTATCTTTGACGAGGAGGGTATGCCTATCGGCATGCCGGAATTCGATCAGGATAACAATGCGTTGTCCGACAAAGCGAATGTTCAAGCAGAACTGGAACGCGATTCCGATAATTGTCCGAGTTCTTCGGTATCACATACGCGACGGACTTCGCATGACATGCCAAGTTCTCATGATTCGGAGCTCAAGCAACAGCAGGGTTATCAATTAAGTCCCGATCACGAGCAGCGGGCTTCGGTTGAGTCGGAAGATCAGCCATCGTCGATAAATCAAATATCGGTTATTCCAATAAGAGCGGATAACATTGACGATGATCAACAAAAGCACGTTCCTATTTCAGAATGTGAGGAGCACATTGAGTCGACCGAGCACTCCGATCTCGCGGAGAATACAAATGCGACTGATAACGAACCAATTAATCAGGGACAGAATGTAAATTCCTCGGAAAAGGAATTATTAGACGAGTCGACGAGTTCAATTATTTTAGGTAAAGAACTGAAAAGAACGACAAACGGCAATTGTGACGAACAAAGTCACGAGGAAGGAAGCCCCAACAAAAAAAGGCCTCTCTTGCAAAATGGACCGCAAATATCGAACAATGACTTATCTGGTCCGAACGGTCCCACATCGATAATGGAATCGCATCCCGCTATGTACGAATACGATGGGCCAAACTTTCGGCCGCGCCTTGGTGCTCCTTTCCCGCTCTGGCGAGGTGgacctcctcctcttcctccttcaaGAGGAGGTAGAGGAGGTTTCAGGGGTGGGCCCGTGGGGCCACCGCGGGGCCCATGGATGGATAGGGGACCACGTGGTCCCGCAGCCGGCAACTTTTCGCCGAGAGGCATGAAACGCGGAGGCAAACAGTTTTGGGGCGGCGGTGGTTTCTCTAGAGGCCGAGGACGAGGCAGTAACTGGTAG